A stretch of Shinella zoogloeoides DNA encodes these proteins:
- a CDS encoding 2-hydroxyacid dehydrogenase — protein MTQKKKPKVYITRRLPEVVETRMRELFDAELNIDDTPRSQPELVAAVKSADVLVPTLTDRIDAALIEQAGPQLKLIACFSNGVDNVDVEAAARKGITVTNTPNVLTEDTADMTMALILAAPRRLAEGARILTDRRGEWSGWSPTWMLGRRIWGKRLGIVGMGRIGTAVAKRARAFGLSIHYHNRNRVHPDTEDALEATYWDSLDQMLARVDIVSVNCPSTPATFHLLSARRLELMQPTSYIVNTARGGIIDETALIKCLREGKIAGAGLDVFENEPSVNPKLLKLAADGKVVLLPHMSSATIEGRVDMGEKVVINIRTFFDGHRPPDRVLPSRV, from the coding sequence ATGACGCAGAAGAAAAAACCGAAGGTCTATATCACCCGCCGCCTGCCCGAGGTGGTGGAGACCCGGATGCGCGAACTGTTCGACGCCGAACTCAACATCGACGACACACCGCGCAGCCAGCCCGAACTCGTCGCCGCCGTGAAGAGCGCGGACGTTCTTGTGCCGACGCTGACGGACCGGATCGACGCCGCGCTGATCGAGCAGGCCGGGCCGCAGCTCAAGCTGATCGCCTGCTTTTCCAACGGCGTCGACAATGTCGACGTGGAAGCGGCCGCGCGAAAGGGCATCACCGTCACCAACACGCCGAACGTGCTTACAGAGGACACAGCGGACATGACAATGGCGCTGATCCTCGCCGCACCCCGTCGCCTTGCGGAAGGCGCGCGCATCCTGACGGACCGCCGGGGCGAGTGGTCGGGCTGGTCGCCGACCTGGATGCTCGGCCGGCGCATCTGGGGCAAGCGCCTCGGTATCGTCGGCATGGGCCGCATCGGCACCGCCGTCGCCAAGCGCGCCCGCGCCTTCGGTCTCTCCATCCACTATCACAACCGCAACCGCGTGCATCCGGACACCGAAGACGCGCTGGAGGCGACCTACTGGGACAGCCTCGACCAGATGCTCGCCCGCGTGGATATCGTCTCGGTCAACTGCCCCTCGACGCCCGCCACCTTCCATCTGCTTTCGGCCCGCCGGCTCGAGCTGATGCAGCCGACGAGCTACATCGTCAACACGGCGCGCGGCGGCATCATCGACGAGACGGCACTGATCAAGTGCCTGCGGGAAGGCAAGATCGCCGGCGCCGGCCTCGACGTCTTCGAGAACGAACCGTCGGTCAATCCGAAGCTCCTGAAGCTTGCCGCCGACGGCAAGGTCGTGCTGCTGCCGCATATGAGTTCGGCCACCATCGAGGGCCGTGTGGACATGGGCGAGAAGGTGGTGATCAACATCCGCACCTTCTTCGACGGCCACCGGCCGCCGGACCGGGTGCTGCCGAGCCGGGTTTAG
- a CDS encoding SH3 domain-containing protein, whose protein sequence is MRNLVVRFSLAALAGLLVSVAGIQFAHAQAGKGPSGLPLPRFVSLKAKSVNLRVGPSVDYAVSWRYMKSGVPVEIIQEYDNWRRIRDADGTEGWVNQALLSGERTAVTAPWMRGKGDGIFVNMRREALPNATLVAKIQPGVVVKVGECNGDWCRAEVDGTAGWVSQNEIWGAYPGEAFK, encoded by the coding sequence ATGCGTAACCTTGTCGTGCGTTTCAGCCTCGCCGCCCTTGCGGGCCTCCTCGTCTCCGTCGCGGGCATCCAGTTCGCCCATGCCCAGGCGGGCAAGGGGCCGAGCGGTCTGCCGCTGCCCCGCTTCGTCAGCCTCAAGGCCAAGAGCGTGAACCTGCGCGTCGGCCCGAGCGTCGACTACGCCGTTTCCTGGCGCTACATGAAGTCCGGCGTGCCGGTCGAGATCATCCAGGAATACGATAACTGGCGCCGCATCCGCGATGCGGACGGTACGGAGGGCTGGGTCAACCAGGCGCTGCTCTCCGGCGAACGCACGGCCGTGACCGCCCCGTGGATGCGCGGCAAGGGCGACGGCATCTTCGTCAACATGCGCCGCGAGGCGCTGCCCAACGCCACGCTCGTCGCCAAGATCCAGCCCGGCGTCGTCGTCAAGGTCGGCGAATGCAACGGTGACTGGTGCCGTGCCGAAGTGGACGGCACGGCGGGTTGGGTCTCGCAGAACGAGATCTGGGGCGCCTATCCGGGCGAAGCCTTCAAATAA
- a CDS encoding adenosine kinase, whose amino-acid sequence MTKFDVLTVGNAIVDIIARCDEAFITDNGIIKGAMNLIDAERAELLYSRMGPALEASGGSAGNTAAGVASFGGKAAYFGKVANDQLGDIFIHDIRAQGVHFETKPLKGTPPTARSMIFVTPDGERSMNTYLGACVELGPEDVEEEVVAEAKVTYFEGYLWDPPRAKDAIRECARIAHAHGREVSMTLSDSFCVHRYRSEFLDLMRSGTIDIVFANKAETLALYETEDFEEALRRIAEDCRMAAVTMSEEGSVILTKGERTKVDAISIPSVVDTTGAGDLYAAGFLYGYTTGRSLADCGRLGSLAAGLVIQQIGPRPLLSLAEEGRKAGLI is encoded by the coding sequence ATGACCAAATTCGACGTGCTGACGGTCGGCAACGCCATCGTCGACATCATCGCGCGCTGCGACGAGGCCTTCATCACCGACAACGGCATCATCAAGGGTGCGATGAACCTCATCGACGCCGAGCGCGCCGAACTGCTCTATTCCCGCATGGGTCCCGCGCTCGAAGCCTCCGGCGGCAGCGCCGGCAACACCGCCGCGGGCGTCGCCAGTTTCGGCGGCAAGGCCGCCTATTTTGGCAAGGTGGCGAACGACCAGCTCGGCGATATCTTCATCCACGACATCCGCGCCCAAGGCGTGCATTTCGAGACGAAGCCGCTCAAGGGCACGCCGCCGACCGCCCGCTCGATGATCTTCGTGACGCCCGACGGTGAACGCTCGATGAATACCTATCTCGGCGCCTGCGTGGAACTCGGCCCCGAGGACGTGGAAGAAGAGGTCGTGGCGGAAGCCAAGGTCACCTATTTCGAGGGTTATCTGTGGGATCCGCCGCGCGCCAAGGATGCGATCCGCGAATGCGCCCGTATCGCCCACGCGCACGGCCGCGAAGTCTCGATGACGCTGTCGGACAGTTTCTGCGTCCACCGCTACCGCAGCGAATTCCTCGACCTGATGCGCTCCGGCACGATCGACATCGTCTTCGCCAACAAGGCCGAGACGCTGGCGCTGTACGAGACCGAGGATTTCGAGGAGGCATTGAGGCGCATCGCCGAGGATTGCCGGATGGCGGCGGTGACGATGAGCGAGGAAGGCTCCGTCATCCTGACGAAGGGCGAGCGCACGAAGGTGGACGCGATCAGCATTCCGAGCGTGGTCGATACGACGGGCGCGGGCGATCTCTACGCCGCTGGTTTCCTCTACGGCTATACGACCGGACGGTCGCTGGCCGATTGCGGCCGGCTCGGCAGCCTTGCCGCCGGGCTGGTCATCCAGCAGATCGGTCCCCGCCCGCTGCTGTCGCTGGCGGAAGAGGGCCGCAAAGCCGGCCTTATTTGA
- the efp gene encoding elongation factor P: MVKIIASSVRKGNVLEVEGKLYVVLTAQNFHPGKGTPVTQVDMRRISDGVKVSERYRTTEQVERAFVEDREHNFLYDDADGFHFMNPESYDQLTMSQEDIGDLKAYLQEGMTVILSVHEGVAIAIDLPRHVTLEITETEPVVKGQTASSSYKPAILSNGVRTLVPPHITAGTRVVIATEDGSYVERAKD; the protein is encoded by the coding sequence ATGGTAAAGATCATCGCCTCTTCCGTCCGCAAGGGCAATGTCCTCGAGGTCGAAGGCAAGCTCTATGTCGTGCTGACGGCGCAGAACTTCCACCCGGGCAAGGGCACGCCGGTCACGCAGGTCGACATGCGCCGCATCTCCGACGGCGTGAAGGTTTCCGAGCGCTACCGCACGACCGAGCAGGTCGAGCGCGCCTTCGTGGAAGACCGCGAGCACAACTTCCTTTATGACGATGCCGACGGCTTCCACTTCATGAACCCGGAAAGCTACGACCAGCTGACCATGTCGCAGGAAGACATCGGCGACCTCAAGGCCTACCTCCAGGAAGGCATGACGGTCATCCTGTCGGTACACGAAGGCGTCGCCATCGCCATCGACCTGCCGCGCCACGTCACGCTCGAGATCACCGAGACCGAGCCGGTCGTGAAGGGCCAGACGGCTTCCTCCTCCTACAAGCCGGCGATCCTTTCGAACGGCGTCCGCACGCTGGTTCCGCCGCACATCACGGCCGGCACGCGCGTCGTCATCGCGACGGAAGACGGCTCCTACGTCGAGCGCGCCAAGGACTGA
- the epmA gene encoding EF-P lysine aminoacylase EpmA, translating to MSATSLKPSPWWTPDVHADRRPFLMARNRIQAALRGWFSARDFIEVDTATLQVSPGNEAHLHAFETAAIGHAGTKTPLYLHTSPEFACKKLLAAGERRIACFAHVYRNRERGPLHHPEFTMLEWYRAGETYDVLMADCGEMLALAAEVAGVSQLAYRGATCDPALSPERLSVADAFTRHAGIDLLATIRLDGTTDREALAAAMRARGLRVADDDTWADLFSRVLVEKIEPELGFGRATILCEYPSAEAALARPAPHDPRVAERFELYACGVELANAFGELTDVAEQRRRFELEMAEKARVYGETYPLDEDFLAALALMPEASGIALGFDRLVMLATGASRIDQVLWAPVAETAP from the coding sequence ATGAGCGCCACAAGCCTGAAGCCCTCGCCCTGGTGGACGCCCGACGTCCATGCCGACCGCCGGCCGTTCCTGATGGCGCGAAACCGCATCCAGGCAGCGCTACGCGGCTGGTTTTCCGCGCGCGATTTCATCGAGGTGGATACGGCGACCTTGCAGGTCTCGCCCGGCAACGAGGCGCATCTGCACGCCTTCGAAACCGCCGCCATCGGCCATGCAGGCACAAAGACGCCGCTCTACCTGCACACCTCGCCGGAATTCGCCTGCAAGAAGCTGCTGGCGGCGGGCGAGCGGCGCATCGCCTGCTTCGCCCATGTCTACCGCAACCGCGAGCGCGGCCCGCTGCACCATCCCGAATTCACCATGCTGGAATGGTATCGCGCCGGCGAGACCTATGACGTGCTGATGGCCGATTGTGGCGAGATGCTTGCTTTGGCGGCCGAAGTGGCCGGCGTCTCCCAACTCGCTTATCGCGGCGCGACGTGCGATCCCGCGCTATCGCCCGAACGGCTGAGCGTGGCGGATGCCTTCACGCGCCATGCAGGCATCGACCTCCTCGCGACAATCCGCCTCGATGGTACGACGGACCGCGAGGCCCTTGCCGCCGCCATGCGGGCCAGGGGGCTGCGCGTCGCTGACGACGACACCTGGGCCGATCTCTTCAGCCGCGTGCTGGTGGAGAAGATCGAGCCGGAACTCGGCTTCGGCCGCGCCACCATCCTGTGCGAGTACCCGAGCGCCGAGGCCGCGCTGGCGCGCCCCGCCCCGCACGATCCGCGTGTCGCAGAACGCTTCGAGCTTTATGCCTGCGGGGTGGAACTTGCCAATGCCTTTGGCGAACTGACGGATGTCGCGGAGCAGCGCCGCCGCTTCGAGCTGGAAATGGCGGAAAAGGCCCGCGTCTATGGCGAGACCTATCCGCTCGACGAGGATTTCCTAGCCGCGCTCGCCCTGATGCCGGAAGCGAGCGGCATCGCGCTCGGCTTTGACCGGCTTGTCATGCTGGCAACGGGCGCATCGCGCATCGACCAGGTGCTCTGGGCGCCCGTCGCGGAGACCGCGCCGTGA